From the genome of Uranotaenia lowii strain MFRU-FL chromosome 1, ASM2978415v1, whole genome shotgun sequence, one region includes:
- the LOC129756800 gene encoding uncharacterized protein LOC129756800, which produces MRDLRELYKLEANLCRTFETVRRFISSANTSAVRSELIGVRIERLDDAFKQFQLVRAEIELQTDQVTGVDDPDEELSLINARAEENYHIATEKEDDYCNLKGELLRLQSSASRAENDGQTSTTSTQNSIESSASLARVKLPEIRLPSFDGQINHWITFRDSFDSLINSNHQLTQMDKFTYLRSALTGGALQDVSSIELSAANYEIAWAALKNRHENRKLIVKTYVKALFNVAAMRKESYEELSKLIGDFEKNLQMLQKIGESSEGWSTLLVHMVCVRLDPSTLRHWETHHNSREVPKFQEMMRFLRDHCCILQTLAHQPTAVDFQVNRPRFGVSHPSVQFSKRCPFCGNEFHSAFQCIKFLKCTVEERSDLVKRARLCLNCLSPGHMARICSRGSCHHCGSRHHSLLHPDPVSSVSQIPRNSSPSVRQATQSPPPSPSSQPIPSTSQLPRPQTSTSFPVTQMPDYSADISEVTPHTIALPTRTHTPSRQVLLSTAVVSIQDQSGNFRQARALLDSGSQLNFITTTFCESLKLQRSSYNITVQGIGGSTVNSLETAGDGIRFSPLLENIFVWLFDDFFRSS; this is translated from the coding sequence ATGCGCGATTTGAGAGAGCTCTACAAGCTAGAGGCCAACCTGTGTCGCACTTTCGAGACAGTGCGACGGTTTATTTCGAGTGCAAACACAAGTGCTGTGCGTAGTGAACTTATCGGTGTACGCATTGAACGCCTGGACGATGCGTTCAAGCAGTTTCAGTTAGTGCGTGCGGAAATCGAGCTGCAGACCGACCAGGTGACCGGGGTGGATGATCCTGACGAAGAGCTGTCGCTGATCAACGCACGGGCTGAGGAGAATTACCACATTGCCACGGAAAAAGAGGACGATTACTGTAACCTGAAGGGTGAGCTGTTACGCCTCCAGTCGTCTGCCAGCAGAGCGGAAAATGATGGTCAGACTTCAACTACCAGTACCCAGAACTCGATCGAATCGTCAGCGAGTTTGGCCCGAGTGAAGCTGCCCGAGATTCGCCTGCCAAGCTTCGATGGACAAATTAATCACTGGATTACTTTTCGGGACTCATTCGACAGCTTGATCAACTCCAATCACCAGCTCACGCAGATGGACAAGTTTACATACTTACGTTCCGCGCTGACAGGGGGAGCGCTTCAGGATGTGAGCTCGATTGAGCTTTCAGCAGCTAACTACGAGATAGCATGGGCTGCCTTGAAAAACCGCCACGAAAATCGCAAGCTGATAGTAAAGACATACGTCAAAGCGCTTTTTAATGTCGCGGCCATGCGCAAGGAGAGCTACGAAGAGCTGAGTAAGCTGATTGGCGATTTTGAAAAGAATCTCCAAATGCTGCAAAAGATTGGTGAATCATCCGAAGGTTGGAGCACTCTGCTTGTTCATATGGTCTGTGTTCGTTTGGACCCGTCGACGTTACGGCACTGGGAAACGCACCACAATTCCCGAGAAGTGCCCAAGTTTCAGGAGATGATGCGTTTTTTGAGAGACCACTGTTGCATTTTACAAACGCTTGCGCATCAACCAACAGCTGTGGATTTCCAAGTCAATCGGCCGAGGTTCGGAGTAAGCCATCCCAGTGTTCAGTTTTCTAAAAGGTGTCCATTTTGCGGTAACGAGTTCCACTCTGCCTTCCAGTGTATAAAATTCCTCAAGTGTACAGTAGAAGAACGCAGTGATTTAGTAAAAAGGGCCCGACTGTGCCTGAACTGTTTATCCCCCGGTCATATGGCTCGTATCTGTAGCAGAGGCTCATGCCATCATTGTGGATCGCGCCATCATTCGCTATTGCATCCAGACCCAGTATCCTCCGTCTCGCAAATCCCTAGGAATTCGTCGCCGTCGGTACGTCAAGCTACGCAATCCCCACCACCATCTCCGTCATCCCAACCGATCCCTTCTACTAGCCAACTTCCCAGACCACAAACCTCCACATCGTTTCCGGTTACACAAATGCCAGACTACTCTGCAGACATCTCTGAAGTCACACCACACACAATCGCACTGCCCACACGAACACACACACCATCACGCCAAGTGCTGCTGTCGACGGCCGTCGTAAGCATCCAAGACCAGTCAGGAAACTTCCGGCAAGCCAGAGCCCTGTTAGACTCTGGCTCACAGTTAAACTTCATCACCACGACATTCTGCGAAAGTTTGAAGCTTCAGAGATCCTCCTATAACATTACCGTACAAGGAATCGGTGGGTCAACAGTCAACAGTCTCGAAACAGCAGGTGACGGCATCCGTTTTTCCCCGTTGCTCGAAAATATCTTCGTTTGGCTCTTCGATGACTTTTTCCGTTCTTCCTGA